In Alkalibaculum bacchi, the DNA window TGCATGAAAAATAAAATGAGCATCTTTGTCATTGTTGTAAAGTTTTATCGCAAACTTTATCATTTTTCTTTATCCCCCTTTTATTATTAATCTTTCCTCCATAAAGCAAAAATGCTATCTATCCATATTTTGTTTTTGTGCAAATTTCAGTTTTCTGATTTGATCCTTTTTAAGCTTTTCATTTAAGCTGTTTTCAATTCCTTGTGTATCAACCTGATGTTTAGCGAATCTTTTACCTTTTTTAATAAGAGAATGAATCCTCTCGGCTTTTCCATTAATCGCTTGAATATCCTTTTTTTCAAGCAACTTAAGAGGTTCACCTTTGATTCTATAATTATCCAGAATATAGTCTTTTGTGACAGGAAACATATCTTGTATAACAAATGCTGATTTTCTGTTACCGACCGTACAAACATGTGCAATGTCCTTCGGTTTTTTCTGTTCCTCACGGTTTTTCAAGATGGCCTCAAACT includes these proteins:
- the cptIN gene encoding type III toxin-antitoxin system CptIN family toxin, whose protein sequence is MKPEPNYIYTIKDKFFVEYPDPSLKFNKGGGRPHYYAFEDKENDQILWMIPMSTKIEKFEAILKNREEQKKPKDIAHVCTVGNRKSAFVIQDMFPVTKDYILDNYRIKGEPLKLLEKKDIQAINGKAERIHSLIKKGKRFAKHQVDTQGIENSLNEKLKKDQIRKLKFAQKQNMDR